One window of the Marmota flaviventris isolate mMarFla1 chromosome 2, mMarFla1.hap1, whole genome shotgun sequence genome contains the following:
- the Ubox5 gene encoding RING finger protein 37 isoform X3 has translation MVINLCLPQFKPRIHCNKISADGYEVENLISEDLTKRSHGFRTEYFIKPPIYVTVSFPFNVEICRINIDLTAGGGQNVIGLEMYTSALSSRASWNTPECQTPGPAEPSVPDKEAFTLVGKVLLKNQSQVVFSHRGFKARPPFSPMEITLPSPAVMAQELWNKGTLSLSHVAHLKIGITHVTGSGIPCIKRLEVWGQPAKTCSQEVIDSVLLMASENLPQDLALQTPALPMESDCDSGSQSETQQAPSSLQELAQAVGDVPEEFLDPITLEIMPCPMLLPSGKVIDQSTLEKCNRSEATWGRVPSDPFTGVAFTPHSQPLPHPSLKARIDHFLLQHSIPGCHLLGRAQTTLAVTPSSIALPSRKRKIEQAEQTPGSSFGVNASCFTITNPLVSPTTSEHTSKKMKTTSELGLTHMDCSTDPVSHEQKLSQSLEIALMSTLGSMPSFTARLTRGQLQHLGIRGSSTAGRPGASSAWEHRRP, from the exons ATGGTCATAAATCTTTGTCTCCCACAATTTAAACCAAGAATTCACTGCAACAag ATATCAGCTGATGGTTACGAAGTAGAAAATCTCATCTCTGAAGACCTCACAAAGAGAAGCCATGGTTTTAGGACAGAGTATTTCATTAAGCCACCAATCTACGTGACAGTCTCCTTTCCCTTTAATGTGGAAATCTGTAGGATTAACATAGACCTCACAGCTGGAGGAGGCCAGAATGTCATTGGCCTGGAAATGTACACATCTGCCTTATCCAGCAGAGCCTCTTGGAATACACCTGAGTGCCAGACCCCAGGCCCAGCTGAGCCATCTGTTCCTGACAAGGAGGCATTCACCTTGGTAGGCAAAGTCTTACTGAAAAACCAGAGCCAAGTGGTTTTCAGCCACAGGGGCTTCAAGGCCAGGCCACCCTTTAGCCCAATGGAAATCACACTCCCCTCCCCTGCTGTTATGGCCCAGGAGCTCTGGAATAAAGGGACTCTTTCCCTTAGCCACGTGGCTCACCTAAAGATTGGTATCACCCATGTAACAGGCAGTGGTATTCCTTGCATCAAGCGGTTGGAAGTGTGGGGTCAGCCAGCCAAGACCTGCTCTCAGGAGGTGATAGACAGTGTCCTACTGATGGCCTCAGAGAATCTGCCTCAGGACTTGGCTTTGCAAACTCCAGCTTTGCCCATGGAGAGTGACTGTGACTCTGGGAGCCAGTCTGAGACCCAACAGGCCCCCTCTAGCCTGCAGGAATTGGCTCAGGCAGTTGGTGATGTGCCCGAGGAGTTCCTGGATCCCATCACCCTGGAGATCATGCCTTGCCCCATGCTGCTACCTTCAGGCAAGGTCATTGACCAGAGCACACTGGAAAAGTGTAACCGCAGTGAAGCTACATGGGGCAGAGTGCCCAGTGACCCTTTTACTGGGGTAGCCTTTActccacactcccagcccctgccccacccctccctAAAGGCCAGGATTGATCATTTCCTGCTTCAGCACTCCATCCCTGGCTGTCACCTACTTGGGAGAGCTCAGACTACTTTGGCAGTGACCCCTTCGTCCATTGCCCTGCCCTCACGGAAAAGGAAGATAGAGCAGGCTGAGCAGACCCCAGGCAGTAGCTTTGGTGTGAATGCTTCCTGTTTtactatcacaaatcctctggTCTCACCTACTACCTCAGAGCACACctccaagaaaatgaaaaccaccaGTGAGCTTGGCCTAACGCACATGGACTGCTCAACAG ATCCAGTGTCCCATGAGCAGAAGCTATCGCAAAGCTTGGAAATTGCCTTGATGTCCACCCTTGGTTCCATGCCCTCCTTCACAGCCCGACTGACCAGGGGACAGCTCCAGCACCTGGGCATAAGAGGGAGCAGCACTGCTGGGAGGCCAGGCGCCAGCTCGG